Within Pseudomonas brassicacearum, the genomic segment ATACCGACTGGAACGACAGTGAAAAGCTCTATTCCGCCATTACCAAGCTCATCGGCAACGACGACTTCAAGCACCATGTCCGCCCCCGTTTACAGCAAGCCATGGCACAGCTTCTCGGCGCCCTCAACGCCGCTGCCGCCCGCTTGCAACCGTCGCTCGGCCCTGGTGTGGAACGGGTCGTTTCGCGCATCAACAGCGCCAGTCAACTGCTCTACAGCGGCATTCATCTGACCGAGCTCAAGGTGAAGATGAAGCTAGGTGAATACTACGCCCTGCAATGCGAGCACCTGCGCAACCTGCAACGCAAGGCCGCGGATGCCATCGACCGCACCTGGGAAGGCCTAAAGGACGAGCTGGGCAAAATCGACGATGAGGCCCGCAAGACGCGCAAACAGGTGCGCCCGCTGATTCAGGGCGGCCTGCTGAGCCTGGCAGTGCTGGACCCCAAGATCGCCAACCTCAGCGTGACCATCAGCGTCTGGGTGGAAGGCCAGGTCAGCGAGCTACAGGACACTCTGATGCGCCAGGCCAACCTCGGCGTGGATCAGCTGGGTAAAGGTGCCCACGCTACGCTGGTCGAAATTGCCGTCGGGGTAGGCACGCTGGACCCGCAAGCGCGCAAGGTGCTACAGGGCGTCAAGGTGTCCTCATACCTGGCGGCTCAATGGGTGCGTACCGGCTTTACCGGGTTGCGTGGCGCGGTCGGCAGTAGCGAGCTGTTGCTGGCGATGGGCGGGATGTACCTGCTTAGCGACTCGCTGAAAAAAAACCTCAAGGAAGCGGAGAAAGCCATGGGCGAAAAGGCCGTTGAGGCCAGGTTGGCGTTGTATGGCAGTAGCTTGGGGGTGTTGGGGGGAGGCGTGGAAATCGTAGGTATCGCACTGGAAAAGGGGGCTGAGCAGGTGCAGAAGGTGGGCAGTTTGTCTACCCAGGCGATGACTGCTGCAAAAGCGACTGCACGTGTGGGCAACGTGTTCGTACGGGCCGGGGGGAGTATTGCTGCGGTGGCGGGATTGTATGATGCGACGCGAGCGGGGTTTGCTGCTAGTCGCACCTCCAAAGCGGGTGATGCTTCTGCTGCAGGGCTATATATGCTTTCGACGGTGCTTTCAAGCGTAGGAGCTGGCTTGGGTATCTGGGCTGCCGCTGTAGGCGCCAGCACGCTATTTGGCCCATTAGGTGTAGCCATACTTCTCGGCCTAACAGGATACGGTTTGTACAAATGGGCCGAGGGAGAAGAATCAACACCACTCGACCGCTGGGCACGCCGTTGTTTTTTTGGTATGCACAACGAAGTCCCCCCGTTCATTGGAACAGACCTGAACACGCCCACATCGCCATTGCCGAACTTAATGCCGCGACCATAGGTGTTGAAGCTGGCATCAATTTTCGCTTACGAATCGTCAATAGCGGCTCACATGGCTGGGGCAGCCCCATGGGTAGCGTAGGCGCGCAGGTCCATGAACAGCACCTTGAGTATCGCCTGGTTCTGCCGCTCTTCGACGCCAACCGGTCGGCCTATCGTTGGTCACTAACGGTTCATCGTCACGGCGATGGCGCGGCCAATCAATACACTGGCGGTGAAGTACTGGCCGAAGGCGAGTTGAATCCGCCCATCCTGGCAACCGCAGCCAGCAAACGCAGGGCGGCGCTGGCCGTACCCAAACACCCGAACAAGCCTGATTACCAAGCCGATAGCACCCTACCCAAGCAGGAAGTACGCACCGTCTCGTTGGCCGACGCCCGTACCTTGCAGGTCAAGGACATTCAAGGTGCCGTGGTGCTGTTGCCCTACAGCCGTCGGCACAACATTGAAGCGGCAACCTTGTCGGTAACCTACTGGCCCGATCGCGACATTCACGATGCCTATGCCGAGCTCATCTTGATGGATAGCTTGTAGACGACAGCCGATGGCGCATCTGGCGTACACATTCGTCTACTTTCCCCATGGCAACCATCGCGGTACGTCATTAACAGTGTGTCTGCTTACTGGTTACTTGGTGCCCGCTCGACAAGCCAAAGGTCACAAACAGCTCTCACCCAAACTGGAACTCTCCATCATGCTATTCACAACACCTTTACTCGACAAACCTGCTCCTGGCTGGAAGCGCGATCTTACAGGTCCAAACGAGTCGCCCTCCATTGAACCGTATCCTCCCGTACTATCGAACCCACCCAATCATGTTGACAATGTGTATTTCGAACTGGCGCGCGCCACGATGAGAATTCGTGGGGTTGGTGCTTGGTTAACTCCTTTCATGTTTGTGTTCTCTCTAGTTCCTCCCTTCGCTTGGATTACCCTTTTTATAACAACTGGAGCTGTACCTTCTTTTGTATTCCATTTCTTCGGCCTCATCGCGTTTATCGCCCCTCTATGGGTAGGCGTGTTCTTCTGGCGGATGGACACCGAAGCCCCCCGCGACGAACCCATCCGTTTCAACCGCTTGCGGCGCAAAGTCTATGTCTATCGCTTCTGCCATAACGGCCTCAAGCCCTTCAGCCGCAGCGCCTGGGGCATACGAACCGAAGTCTATGACTGGGATGATCTGCGCGCCGAAGCTTGCAGCGTATACGGCCCCATGGGCAGTGGCGGCCTCATCGAAACCGTCACCCTCGCCGTGGTGAAGCCTGGCACTCACCAGGTCATTGATCGTTTTCATTTCGCCCACGAAATTCAACAAGGCGAAATGTACTGGGCCATGGCCCAGTTGTTCATGCAACAAGGTCCCCAAGCCCTGCCCACCTTCCCCCGCCCACCTCGCGACTGGAACAACGAAAACGTGACATTCAACCTCGCGCGCCGTTTGGCGCCCAAGGTGCGGTGGCCGACGGAAATAGACCTGGAATCACGCACCGCGCCCTGAATACAACCCGTCAACCGAAGCAGCCTCCATACGACAGGCTAGATATTGCAAGCGGCGTTCACCCCGAACTGGAACGGCTCATCATGGTATTTAAAACACCTCTACTCGACAAACCTGCTCCTGGCTGGAAGCGCGATCTGCCGGGGCCAAACGAGTCGCCCTCTATTGAACCGTACCCTCCAGTACTCTCGAATCCGCCCAATCATGTTGACAATGTGTATCTTGAACTAGCGCGCGCTACAGCGAGAGTTCGTGGCGTAGGCATTTGGTGTGCCGCATTCATGTTTGCAATGGCATTGTCCTTAGCAATGTTCCTAATAATGATCCACGCCAGTTCTCCAACCCCTTCGTCTTTGCTATCCAAAATATTGGAGCTCGTCCCGATAGGTATCGGCATGTGGCTAGGTATTTATTTTTGGCAAATGGACGTTGCCCCTCCCCGTGACGAACCCCTCCGCTTCAACCGCTTACGGCGTAAAGTCTATGTCTATCGCTTTCACCGTGACGGGCTCAGGCCCTTCAGCCGCACCGCCTGGGGCGTACGCGTCGAAGTCTATGACTGGGATGATCTGCGCGCCGAAGCTTGCAGCGTATACGGCCCCATGGGCAGTGGCGGCCTCATCGAAACCGTCACCCTCGCCGTGGTGAAGCCTGGCACTCACCAGGTCATTGATCGTTTTCATTTCGCCCACGAAATTCAACAGGGCGAAATGTACTGGGCCATGGCCCAACTGTTCATGCAACAAGGCCCGCAAGCCCTGCCCACCTTCTCCCGCCCACCTCGCGACTGGAACAACGAAGACGTGACCTTCAATCTCGCGCGCCGTTTGGCGCCCAAGGTGCGGTGGCCTGCGGAAATAGACCTGGAGTCACGCACCGCGCCCTGAATACAAGCCATCAACCGAAGCAGCCTCAATACGACAGGCTAAATATTGCAAGCGGCGTTCACCCCGAACTGGAACGGCTCATCATGGTATTTAAAGCAGCTTTACTCGACAAACCTGCTCCTGGCTGGAAGCACGATCTACCGGGGCCGAATGAGCCACTGTCCACTGAGCCCTACCCTCCTGCACTTTCAAATCCTCCCAATCATATTGACGACGTATGCCTTGAACTGGCACGCGCCACAGTTAGGACTCGTGGGGTTGGTGTCTGGATGGCCCCCTGTATGTTCCTGTTTGCTCTCATCCCTCCCGTCGCTTGGATCGTTATCCTTATAGCGACTGGAGATATACCCTCGTTTATATTTCATTTCTTCGGTCTCATCGGATTTATCACCCCCCTATGGGGAAGCGTGTTCATCTGGCGGATGGACACCGCCGCCCCCCGCGATGAACCCATCCGTTTCAACCGCTTGCGGCGCAAAGTCTATGTCTATCGCTTCTGCCATAACGGCCTCAAGCCCTTCAGCCGCAGCGCCTGGGGCGTACGGACCGAAGTCTATGACTGGGATGATCTGCGCGCCGAAGCTTGCAGCGTATACGGCCCTATGGGCAGTGGCGGCCTCATCGAAACCGTCACCCTCGCCGTGGTGAAGCCTGGCACTCACCAGGTCATTGATCGTTTTCATTTCGCCCACGAAATTCAACAGGGCGAAATGTACTGGGCCATGGCCCAACTGTTCATGCAACAAGGCCCGCAAGCCCTGCCCACCTTCTCCCGCCCACCTCGCGACTGGAACAACGAAGACGTGACCTTCAATCTCGCGCGCCGTTTGGCGCCCAAGGTGCGATGGCCGACGGAAATAGACTTGGAGTCACGCACCGCGCCCTGAATACAAGCCATCAACCGAAGCAGCCTCCATACGACAGGCTAAATATTGCAAGCGGCGTTCACTCCGAACTGGGTGAGGGAGCTTGCTCTCGCTGGGCTGCGCAGCAGCCCCAAAACGGCCGGCGCATTCCTACAGAAAAACCGCTGCGCCACCGAGCGAAAGCAAGCTCCCTCACCCCGAATCCTAGGCATTACGAAGGCTTGTTTATTCTCCCTCCACAACGCTTCCACCAAGCTACGAATCCTTGCGCCATTGCCTACAACTACGCCAGAATTCACCCGCTTGTGCGCCTTGCCCGTGGGTTCTATCGTTTCCCTGCCACTGCCCATCAGTGGTCGGGTTTAGTAGCCCTGGATGGAAATACATAATGGTTGCATGAGTCTCATCAGTCAGGCGTCGCCTGCATTTGATGGTGGCTGTGCGCATGGCGCCTTCGGGCGCGCCGGGCTTTTATGTATTTTCCACCGGTCTACTAACTTGCGCACAGCTGCCACCCCCTTCGTTTAGTAGCGAGATGGTTGCGGCCTACTAGAAGGAAAAATGCATATGTTCAAGATAACGCCGAACCCTCCAGAAACTGACTCAACGTCTACTCATTCCGGTCGCAAAAACAAAAAGCACGACGAAACCACCAAACGCGTCTTGG encodes:
- a CDS encoding DUF6708 domain-containing protein: MWLGIYFWQMDVAPPRDEPLRFNRLRRKVYVYRFHRDGLRPFSRTAWGVRVEVYDWDDLRAEACSVYGPMGSGGLIETVTLAVVKPGTHQVIDRFHFAHEIQQGEMYWAMAQLFMQQGPQALPTFSRPPRDWNNEDVTFNLARRLAPKVRWPAEIDLESRTAP
- a CDS encoding DUF6708 domain-containing protein, which gives rise to MFIWRMDTAAPRDEPIRFNRLRRKVYVYRFCHNGLKPFSRSAWGVRTEVYDWDDLRAEACSVYGPMGSGGLIETVTLAVVKPGTHQVIDRFHFAHEIQQGEMYWAMAQLFMQQGPQALPTFSRPPRDWNNEDVTFNLARRLAPKVRWPTEIDLESRTAP
- a CDS encoding DUF6708 domain-containing protein, coding for MAHLAYTFVYFPHGNHRGTSLTVCLLTGYLVPARQAKGHKQLSPKLELSIMLFTTPLLDKPAPGWKRDLTGPNESPSIEPYPPVLSNPPNHVDNVYFELARATMRIRGVGAWLTPFMFVFSLVPPFAWITLFITTGAVPSFVFHFFGLIAFIAPLWVGVFFWRMDTEAPRDEPIRFNRLRRKVYVYRFCHNGLKPFSRSAWGIRTEVYDWDDLRAEACSVYGPMGSGGLIETVTLAVVKPGTHQVIDRFHFAHEIQQGEMYWAMAQLFMQQGPQALPTFPRPPRDWNNENVTFNLARRLAPKVRWPTEIDLESRTAP